From the genome of Methanobrevibacter smithii ATCC 35061, one region includes:
- a CDS encoding universal stress protein: MYKKILVPTDGSEAAEKEVEKVGDLLAEDGEIIILSVASELTPHQFQSKEDIDKLNQSFLDEAQFNVDKMKAKFDPNLNVTTKVLVGFPAETIVKVAEEEDVGLIAISSSGKGRVTKFFIGSVAEKVIHSFKKDVLLVH, from the coding sequence ATGTATAAAAAAATTTTAGTTCCTACTGATGGATCAGAAGCTGCAGAAAAAGAAGTTGAAAAAGTTGGAGATTTACTTGCTGAAGATGGTGAAATCATCATATTGTCAGTTGCATCTGAATTGACTCCACACCAATTCCAAAGTAAAGAAGATATTGATAAATTAAATCAATCTTTCTTAGATGAAGCTCAATTTAATGTGGATAAAATGAAAGCTAAATTTGATCCAAATCTTAATGTTACAACTAAAGTTCTTGTTGGTTTTCCTGCAGAAACTATTGTTAAAGTTGCAGAAGAAGAGGATGTTGGATTAATAGCTATTTCATCATCTGGTAAAGGTAGAGTTACAAAATTCTTTATTGGAAGTGTAGCTGAAAAAGTTATTCACTCCTTTAAAAAAGATGTTTTATTAGTACATTAA